One part of the Ornithodoros turicata isolate Travis chromosome 2, ASM3712646v1, whole genome shotgun sequence genome encodes these proteins:
- the LOC135384417 gene encoding uncharacterized protein LOC135384417, which yields MNLHPPPQFLPVPGKPSVPWEEWYLLFETYLTACGGDSFPSERKVSILLNCLGAEGQKQYRHLPDISTQRSTGSATTSPQPGAASAGDTAPPHDPYVVAVIKLRTRFTTSVNRTAERYKFRSRAQFAEETVDEYVSALTELASTCSFGSLTEEMICDQFVEKTDRREIRDRLLLEPSLTLDSALVIGRQVEEAIRESALLSSRVHSSQVAAIRKNDSTPVKTKCFRCGSAKHKANNPSCPAKDKICRKCRKKGHFESVCRSSTKQRKMVRELDASVFAVTSATPSAIFCQVEVDHILLRMLVDTGSSVSLLPITLYKQYFKHLPLEHSAVKLKSYSHEVIPVHGTFTALVSFAKRSKACTFYVVKSGTPILGIDALHALDIKLDVAQLRCSRVQAESDDSMEFTVKTSVIPVQQKLRRLPLEVRQKVSEELQKLEQADIIERVDASEWVSPIVVLWKRTGELRLCVDLRKPNEAIIVDSHPLPHGLLWPGLGGSSFPENVIYCQGCEGTIHYLDDILVFGKNRRDHDNNLRMVLQRLESSLLRLNKKKCIFGVQEVQFLGHRIVNGTLKPSQDTLEAIIEAPSPQTISALRSFLGLASYYLKFIPHFSSVTEPLRRLLRNGVPFTWTSEQQDAFKSVKLLMRDCIPLALFDSSLPTVVTTDASNCGLGAVLQQQHPEGLRTVCFASRSLSSTEEAYSTGEKEALACLWACEKWHIYLFGRRFLLRTEHQALVTLLSTQGYGRQTMRIARWAARLLQYNYEIQYKKGQDNTVADALSRMLLSNTEKAPCASPDESELVCYVQQLQLSPLTLSELQDSTGNDPVMTNLLKLCTTSWPSAAREDKNLAPYYCVREELSTIQGIVTRGEKVVPPAALRKRIISLGHESHPGIVRTKQRIRMRYWWPKMDLEIEEYVRACHIYSAADKTAVTRHAPLQPVPFPSGPWKQVGIDLVGPFSNLPSGCRLAITAVDYYSKWPEVKMTPKVTTDTVIAFLRQLFAREGYPNIIVSDHGSQFQSHAFKSFLQDRGIQHRQSSVYYPHSNGQIERFNRVLKDFILLSASEQGTILRDLPEFLGIYRSTPHAATQLSPAELLHGRRMRTRLDVVGFPCLEGNIMTRNDQAADEGQRLSKAYEAELRLTKQG from the exons ATGAATTTGCATCCTCCACCACAGTTTCTACCAGTTCCTGGTAAGCCGTCAGTACCATGGGAGGAATGGTACTTACTCTTCGAAACTTACCTTACGGCTTGCGGCGGTGACTCGTTCCCCAGTGAACGCAAAGTTTCTATCCTGCTAAACTGTCTTGGCGCGGAAGGCCAAAAGCAGTATCGTCACTTGCCGGATATTTCTACTCAGAGGAGCACGGGATCGGCTACAACTTCGCCTCAGCCTGGTGCCGCGTCTGCTGGAGATACTGCTCCTCCTCACGATCCTTACGTCGTTGCGGTCATAAAGCTAAGGACTCGTTTCACGACGAGCGTCAACAGAACTGCCGAACGCTACAAATTTCGTTCGCGGGCTCAGTTTGCTGAAGAAACTGTGGACGAATATGTCTCTGCTCTCACGGAACTCGCTTCCACCTGTAGCTTTGGAAGCCTCACCGAAGAAATGATCTGCGATCAATTTGTTGAGAAAACTGATCGAAGGGAGATACGGGATCGTCTCCTCTTGGAGCCTTCCCTGACCTTGGACTCTGCCTTGGTAATTGGAAGGCAAGTCGAAGAGGCCATACGAGAATCGGCATTGCTGTCGAGTCGAGTTCATTCTTCGCAAGTAGCAGCAATACGAAAGAATGATTCCACTCCAGTGAAGACCAAGTGCTTCAGATGTGGATCGGCGAAACACAAGGCAAACAATCCCTCTTGCCCTGCCAAGGACAAAATATGCCGCAAGTGCCGCAAGAAGGGCCACTTCGAATCCGTCTGCCGGTCAAGTACAAAGCAACGGAAGATGGTGCGCGAGCTCGACGCCTCAGTATTTGCCGTCACATCTGCAACACCTTCAGCAATCTTCTGTCAAGTTGAGGTCGACCATATTCTGCTGAGGATGTTAGTCGACACAGGATCGTCAGTCTCCTTGCTGCCCATTACTTTATACAAGCAGTATTTCAAGCACCTGCCGCTCGAACATTCTGCAGTTAAGCTCAAGTCCTATTCGCATGAAGTTATTCCTGTCCACGGAACGTTCACAGCTTTGGTGAGCTTCGCCAAACGTTCGAAAGCCTGCACTTTCTACGTCGTAAAGTCTGGAACTCCAATCTTGGGTATTGACGCCCTTCATGCACTGGATATCAAGTTGGATGTCGCACAGCTGAGATGCTCTCGCGTACAAGCTGAGTCAGACGACAGCATGGAAT TTACTGTCAAGACTTCAGTGATTCCTGTGCAGCAGAAACTGCGACGGCTGCCATTAGAAGTCCGACAGAAAGTATCCGAGGAACTGCAAAAGTTAGAGCAAGCGGACATCATCGAGCGGGTTGACGCGTCCGAATGGGTGTCTCCCATCGTCGTCCTCTGGAAAAGGACCGGAGAACTGCGCTTATGCGTCGATCTACGGAAACCAAACGAAGCAATCATTGTGGACAGCCATCCACTTCCGCAC GGTTTGCTTTGGCCTGGCCTCGGCGGCAGCAGCTTTCCAGAAAATGTTATCTACTGTCAAGGTTGTGAAGGAACAATTCACTACCTGGACGACATTCTTGTCTTTGGGAAAAACCGCAGGGATCACGACAACAATCTCCGCATGGTTCTCCAACGGCTAGAAAGCTCACTGTTACGTCTCAACAAGAAGAAATGCATATTTGGCGTTCAGGAAGTACAGTTCTTGGGCCACAGGATAGTTAACGGCACGTTGAAGCCATCGCAGGATACGTTGGAAGCCATTATTGAGGCACCAAGTCCACAGACCATATCAGCACTTCGTTCGTTTCTGGGTCTTGCAAGTTATTACTTGAAGTTTATTCCGCATTTTTCTTCTGTGACAGAGCCACTACGACGACTCCTTCGGAACGGTGTCCCGTTCACTTGGACTTCTGAGCAGCAAGATGCTTTCAAAAGTGTCAAGTTACTTATGAGGGACTGCATCCCGTTAGCGCTTTTTGATTCGTCCTTGCCCACGGTCGTTACGACTGACGCCTCCAATTGCGGGCTTGGCGCCGTTCTTCAACAGCAACATCCTGAAGGGCTCAGAACAGTATGCTTCGCATCAAGATCCTTGTCTTCTACGGAAGAGGCCTACTCTACAGGCGAAAAAGAAGCTCTCGCATGCCTCTGGGCCTGCGAGAAATGGCACATCTACTTATTTGGAAGGCGGTTCCTTCTGCGGACCGAACATCAAGCGCTTGTTACATTGCTGTCGACTCAGGGCTACGGACGTCAAACAATGAGGATTGCCAGATGGGCTGCACGGTTGTTGCAATACAATTACGAAATTCAGTACAAGAAGGGGCAGGACAACACGGTGGCCGACGCACTATCGCGCATGCTACTGAGCAACACCGAGAAAGCACCCTGCGCCTCACCTGACGAATCAGAGTTGGTTTGTTACGTTCAGCAACTCCAACTGTCTCCACTGACACTATCTGAGCTACAGGATAGCACGGGTAACGACCCCGTAATGACTAACCTCCTGAAACTCTGCACTACTTCTTGGCCGTCGGCGGCAAGGGAGGACAAAAACCTTGCACCTTACTATTGCGTCCGGGAAGAGCTTTCTACTATCCAGGGTATCGTCACCAGAGGAGAAAAAGTAGTACCTCCTGCAGCACTCCGGAAGCGAATCATCAGTCTGGGTCATGAATCACACCCAGGAATAGTACGTACGAAGCAACGGATTCGCATGCGCTACTGGTGGCCAAAGATGGACTTGGAGATAGAAGAATACGTTCGAGCTTGCCATATTTACAGCGCGGCGGATAAAACAGCCGTTACAAGACATGCGCCGCTGCAACCCGTACCGTTTCCTTCCGGACCCTGGAAACAAGTTGGAATCGACCTGGTTGGACCCTTCAGCAACTTACCGTCAGGATGCCGTCTCGCCATCACTGCCGTAGACTATTACAGCAAATGGCCTGAGGTCAAAATGACGCCAAAAGTCACGACGGATACAGTAATCGCATTTCTCCGCCAACTTTTCGCAAGGGAAGGGTATCCAAACATCATCGTCTCTGATCACGGCAGTCAATTCCAATCACATGCATTTAAGTCTTTTCTACAAGACAGAGGCATCCAGCATCGCCAGTCTTCGGTTTACTACCCTCACTCCAATGGACAAATAGAACGATTCAACAGGGTGCTGAAGGACTTCATACTTCTTAGCGCTTCAGAACAAGGCACCATACTTCGTGACTTGCCGGAGTTTCTCGGCATTTATAGGAGCACACCGCATGCTGCTACACAGCTTTCGCCTGCAGAATTGTTACATGGGAGGCGTATGAGGACGCGGCTGGACGTCGTGGGATTTCCTTGCCTTGAGGGTAACATCATGACCAGAAATGACCAAGCTGCGGACGAGGGTCAAAGACTATCAAAAGCGTATGAAGCAGAACTTCGACTCACGAAACAGGGTTAA